The genomic segment tgtgtgtgtgtgtgtgtgtgtgtgtgtgtgtggatgtgcgttagtatgtatgtatgtatgtatatatacatatacatatacatatatatatacatatatatatagtatatatatatatatatatatatatatatatatatatatacacatttatacacacacacacacatacattgtatgtgtgtgtgtgtgtgtgtgtgtgtgtgtgtgtgtgtgtgtgtgtgtgtgtgtgtgtgtgtgtgtgtgtgtgtgtgtatgtgcgtgtgtgcgtgtgagtgtgtgtgtgaaatagtaCAGCTATATGAAAGTCCTGCGTCTTTCATGGTAAAAACACGAATATTGGCCCAGAGTTATCTTGTGTTCTAATGAATATTTTTGGATCGAGGGCCACTGCAGATAGTCCTGTAACAAGCAGCCTCTGCAGCCTTTCTTGTATCGTCAGTGGCCTCAGCTAATGCGGTCCAGCAAATGCCCCATCCCCCAGCAGTATTCTTCCAGACCCACGCACATAGAATTGGGGATTTTGGGGGATGCCCATCAATCGCCCTTCATGTGTGAACAGCTGCTCATTGACCCTTGGCTCACTGCTTGTGTGGTCATATATAAGTACCACAAACCTCTTCAAAAGCATCAGCCATTCCTTTCCAGAGAAAAGAGTACACGCTAATGCACAAAATGCTTCTGTGAAATCATCGCATACCTTCCACGTGTCTCTTGCCATTTCCTTGCCCCCGCCACCGTTAGAAGACAAAGGATCACATCCAATCAGAGCACGAAACATTGCTATAGAATTATTGGGACCTACAGTCATATCCCTAGTCCTTCGCCATTGTCATGGTTATTGTATCGATGCGACCGTCGCAGATACCACGGACAATGACCAATGACCATGAGGTATTCCTAGTGCCCCTTCGAACGTGACCGCGATGGTCCAGAATGACAATTACCAACCTATGCGAATTACTTTACATGTAATTTGTAATTACACAGTTACGGGGAATTTAAGCTGGTTTATATATAGTTGTTGAATATTTGTACTAAAATACCAACATTAATTTACAGTAACATATTTAAGCCAATTTGGTAATTATATGAGATTGATTTCTAATGATCTGTTGGTGACTCGCAAGGGAGTAAACAAACCTCAGTCGCTGCCATGGATCCTGATAAGGAGCTTCCCCTGTCTCTCTGATGCGTGCATCATTCGGCGACTGCACTGAGGCCTTCCGAGCAGATACGTTCGTCGATGTACGCCCGTGACAAAATTTCTCTATAAAACCTGACAAATTTACTGGACTGTAGTATGGCTCTGCATGGACAAAACTCTTGCTGTAGGGAAtaacatcacttttttttttttttttttttttttgtaaatatccatCAATGCATttgaaaatatattagaaaaacacATACAGAATAAGCAGTACGATTACTTCTTCATTTCGTAAGATTTGGCAACTCAAGATGAGCCACATCTATACTGTCAATCAAACCGCGATCCGTTTTACTATTCGAGCGTTTAGGAAAATGAGCGCGGAagttgactatatatatacatagatatatatatattcatttgtttaggaAAAGACGGAagttatgcataaatacatatttgtgtgtatgtgtgtgtacatatatatgtgtatgtatgtatgtgtgcgtatatatacatatatatatatatatatatatatatatatatatatatatatatacatatatatatatatatatatatatatatatatatatatatatatacacacacatacacacatatatatgtgcgtgcgtgtgtgtgtgagtatatatatatatatatatatatatatatatatatatatatatatatatatatacatatatatatatatatatgtgtgtgtgtgtgtgtgtgtgtgtgtgtgtgtgtgtgtgtgtacagatatatatatatatatatatatatatatatatatatatatatatatatgtgtgtgtgtgtgtgtgtgtgtgtgtgtgtgtgtgtgtgtgtgtgtgtgtgtgtgtgtgtatgtgtgtgtgtgttatattcatatttatatatatcatgtataatacacacacgcacacgtacacacacacacacacacacacatgcacatatatattgactatatatatacatagatatatatatatattcttttatataggAAAAGACGGAagttatgcataaatacatatttgcgtgtatgtgtgtgtacatatatatgtgtgtatgtatgtatgtgtgcgtatatatatatacatgtatatatatatatatatatatatatatatatatatatatatatatatatatatatatattaaatatatatatatatatatattaaatatatatatatatatatatatatatatatatgtatgtatgtatgcatgtaatatgtatacacacacacacacacacatatatatgtatatatatatatatatatatatatatatacatatatagatatatatatatatatatatatatacacatatatatatatacacacatacacacacacatatatatgtgcgtgcgtgtgtgtgtgtgtgtgagtataaatatatatatatatatatatatatatatatatatatatatatatatatatatataaatatatatatatatatatatatatatatatatatgtgtgtgtgtgtgtgtgtgtgtgtgtgtgtgtgtgtgtgtgtgtgtgtgtgtgtgtgtgtgtgtgtgtgtgtactgatatatatatatatatatatatatatatatatatatatatatatatatatgtgtgtgtgtgtgtgtgtgtgtgtgtgtgtgtgtgtgtgtgtgtgtgtgtgtgtactgatatatatatatatatatatatatatatatatatatatatatatgtgtgtgtgtgtgtgtgtgtgtgtgtgtgtgtgtgtgtgtgtgtgtgtgtatgtgtgtgtgtgtgtgtgtgtgtgtgtgtgtgtgtgtgtgtgtgtgtgtttgtgtgtgtgtgtgtgtgtgtgtgtgtgtgtgtacagatatatatatatatatatatatatatatatatatatatatatatatgtgtgtgtgtgtgtgtgtgtgtgtgtgtgtgtgtgtgtatgtgtgcgtgtgtgtgggtttatatctatattcatatttatatatatatcatggataatacacacacgcacacggacacacacatacacacccacacacacacacacacacacacacacacacacacacacacacacacacacacatacatacatatatatatatatatatatatatatatatatatatatatatatatatatatatatatatatattgcaacaggaacaacgaagggaagggcaagaaagcacacgaatatgccgaaggccttttcgccatTGCTTCGTCAGGGGATACATATCGTATGCCCTGACGATATGttacaatctgttcatcatgaattccacacacatatatatacacgcacagactcacaggcacacacatatttatatatatgtatatatatatatatatatatatatatatatatatatatatatatataagtatatatatatatatatatattatatatatatgtgtatatatatatattatatatatatacatatatacatatatacatacatatatatatatatatatatatatatatatatatatatacaatcatatatctgtatgtatgtatatatatatatacatatatatataatatatatataatatataatatatgtatatatatatgtatatatatgtaatatatatatataatatataatatatgtatatatatatgtatatatataatatatatatatgcatatatacattcatatatatgtatgtatgtatatatatatatatatatatatatatatatatatatatatgtatatgcatatatatatatatatatatacatatatatataaatacacatacatacatacatatatatatatatgtatatatacacatacatacaaatatatatatatatatatatatatatatatatatatatatatatatacatacatacatatgtatgtatgtatgcatgtgtgtatatatatatatatatatatatatatatatatatatatgtttgtcaaagagattattggtacctgaagtatatatgtatatatatatatatatatatatatatatatatatatatatatatatatatatatatatatatatatatgtatgtatgtacatatatatatatacatacatacatatgtatgtatgtatgcatgtgtgtatatatatatatatatatatatatatatatatatatatatatatgtttgtcaaagAGATTATTGGTACCTGAAGTAATTGAAATGACGCTGCCGGGCGTACGACTACATTCAactataaatgtttattttccatgactaataatgtaaaatatatttattgcttTATGGTCTGGtaattatatgcacatatgctacaaaaagaaatattcaaaacTGTAGAAAATGTTATTCAGAAAATACAGATGATGGCTATCACACAGGGGATGCAAATGCTTTCAGAGCGTATCAGTGAAAGGGTTAATGAAGCTCGCGAGAAGGAGGCTGTGATAAACGACAAGTCCACAGCCCCAGGGGCGGCAGACAGGAAGAAAGCAGCATGGCAGTCGATTGCAATGGCGTTTAACGCATGCAATCCCGACCAGAATCCTCGGACAGGACGCTAGTTGAAGAGGAGTTTTGATCATGGAAAACGGAAGTGTCACTAACCTAAcagaatttatcatcattatgctaattagtcAGAATGTATAAGATGTATAATCTTATATTTGATAAACACAACATAAACGTTGCTAAAATCTTTGTTGGTTAATAATACAGTTTAGGGGCAAGTGTCAGAAACATTTGTTTCCACACATCATAAATGAAGAGATCAGAttataatagtcataaataagctAAGATGACAAGTTAGAGatgtttctttatcttcatctgaaacttttttttggttgaatttattatttatcatgtttctgtaatcataaaaatattttttgaagCGCTGGTTCATAAAAAGAATggttttattatataaataatataatcaaataaatcgaAAGTTTAATAAAGGCATAGGTAGTGTAGGGGGGCCTGAGGAATGTGTACAGGGGGCTCACTACATGTTCAGGGATTTACTTGAACCGCAGTAAGGGAAGACATGAGGAATGAAATGGTACAGTTTCGGTCAAGTACAGTAAATCTACACTCATGTGAAAGTGTAATATTAGTAGGATAACAGAATAACTGAATATTATAATTTGAACTGGAAAGCGATATTCTGACCCTTGCCCCCAAACTTTaccatacatatgaatatacttgTGCTAATCTTGCATAGTAAATGTATTTTCACTGGCAATTCTGCACCTTTATAGCATTTTTATCATGTGCATATAAGATAAACCCACTCATTTTTCTATTTTGCAGAGTTAAACAAGATGAAAGTCAGAAAGTcaagaaatgtataaaaaaaaaaaaaaactggcggtAGCCCTCCTCCAAATCCTCCAAGCATGAGTGAGGATATGCACATTGCATCTTTGATGATGGAAGATGAGCTGGCAATGGGTGACGGCGTTACTGAAACTCGTTTTCAAGAAATGCACGAGGCACGAGGAAATGCTCTGCTGTTGCAGAGGCTGCAAACCTTTTGCATAGAATGGCAAGTAATTTTAGCAAATTAGATACCTTTCTAGATAAAGCTACTTCTGTTTATGAGGCCATGGGAAATGCATACAACTAATATATGTATggaaaatattttgtttacttaatAAGTATAATTTACGTATATTATGACGTGATATAGAATATAGTTTTTTATCAGATATATATGGCCTTTTCTAAGGTTAACATATTTAtctttacgtatatatgttttatatatttctatattttgaaTTTTCCTGCATTAAGCCTGAAGATTATCTCACTTCTTGTTTACTTAGTATAATTTAGATATATGAACTGTGGTATGGAATCTGTTTTAGTAGATCTGATTATtatcctttgtatttttttcttaatattacaaactacatattttacatacgcatttttttcactatttctgtatatttttattttttctgcattAAACCAAAAAATTGtatctttcattttatgtttaataaaaaaaacatgttttaGTTTATCATAATGTTCAGTACTTTGTATATCTTTTCTCAATATCATACTTATTTAAcctatattttatacacacacacacacaaacacacacacacacacacacacacacacacacatatatatatatatatatatatttatatatatatatatatatatatatatatatatatgtgtgtgtgtgtgtgtgtgtgtgtgtgtgtgtgtgtgtgtgtgtgtgtgtgtgtgtgtgtatatatatatatatatatatatatatatatatatatatatatatatatatatatatatatatattgtatatattttgatactgTTTTTTGGAACAAAACAGAGAATTAagtatattttattttccatatatTAATTCTACTGCAATTTTTTACAGTAACAAAACGACTATACTAATAAGGATATATAAAGGCAAACttaaattgatttttttattcaacACTAAAACCCTTTTCCGTAAGTAAACATACAATGGTCACTTAAAAGTGTCTTTCAACAATATTCGCTCTTCGCACCTGCCCACGACCATTAACTGCTGCAAAAATTTCCGGTTGCATAGAGTCACCATCAGCATGTTCATCCCCATGTTCAAGTGGGAGCCCATTCATCACAGCAATATTATGCAATACTGCACAGGAAATGATATTTCTATGGTGTACCTGGTTTTTATATGGGATGCATTatacttactttctttttctgagTTGGGAGTCAGGAATGGAGTGAGAAAGCCCCGATGAACCCCAGATTCCAGCCTATCACAAAGTGCGGAAGTAAAAATCCAGGAGTCGTGTGTACTACCAGGCCAGCCAACAACCAGATCTGTAGATTTCAGGGAGGCATCGCACAGAGCCATCACATTTAAGGACATCCACCCTTTTCTACAATGGTAAAGCTCTGGGCTTTGTTTTCCTGGGTTCTGGATTGGTATATGGCAGCCATCTATGCATCCAATCACACCAGGCATTCTGGCAATGCTGAAGAATTCATTCATGGTAGTTTGTTCTTGTTCAGGTGCTGGGAATCCGATGAACCCTGGTGCAAGATCTGCAATGGCTTTGGCTACAATCCGAAGGTACTTGCACACACTTGGTTGAGCCATATCAGTGCAATCAGCTACTGACAGCTGAAAACTTCCTATTGTCATATAGCAAACTGCAATGaaaagctgatatatatatatatatatatatatatatatatatatatatatatatatatagatagatagatagatagatagatagatagataacaaaattAAGGTAGAAGAACGGTATTTGGCATTCATCTAATATCACATCATTGCATGCTTACAGTCGTAGTCTTAAATTTCCTTTGCTctgataaaagaaattaaaatatgaCGTCTTCATGTATTTTATCACTGAAAACATCGGTACTTATTTGATAAGTTTAAAGCTGGTTTCGCACAGGCACAGAGCTGTCAGCTGGTCAACcgtctgttgttgttttgaaaTCGGTTGTTAACCTTCTTTAAAAAGAAGGCACTCAATCTTTTTGGATTTTCAAAACGACATTTACGTAAGTAAATATTAATTTTGAATCCAAATAATCTAATATATCTAAATCCATTCCAATGCATGATATCGTTATTCTTTAAAAATATGTAAAGTGACCTTCGCTAAACTACCCCAGACGAAGGACAAGGACCATCGTTCCAATACTGTATTCGAAAAGGCGTATATTTTGAGCGATAGCTAAGCATCTAGGGATACAACAATGCGATGGCGACGGCGAAGGCAATGGAGACTTGAGTTATGGCTGCTAATGCTTTTGCGATCTCATGGGCTggaaggtaatgaaaataattcccAACACCGAGTATAATTCACGGCTCACTATTGTTTAGGCGATGGGCTGCTGCTCCCGCTAGCACTAATGCATCTGAGTCCACTGTATGCATTTGCTTTACTGCGTTTTCTAGATGCAATAGCATTCATGTGTCAGCCTCTTAATATGTACATTATGCAAAGCCAGACAGATCGCATGATTGACAACATACAACGTCACTGTAATGAGTACTGAGATTCAATTTCTGTAGATACAGCTGTAACTGCCAGGAAGAAAAAGAGCTCAACCTTGTTTGCTGTGATGCGCAAAAATACCTGTTTCTAGGTATTCCACTGCGGGGATCAACACTCCCTTACCTCTCGTTGCGTATTTCATTCTTCAGGCCATCAGAAAAGTATTCATTCTACACAATATCTACTCTGAGATCTGCTGCAGTTAGGATATGATATAGGGCAAGAACACTTGGAGTGCATATTCAGAAAATGCCTTGGAAGCACCAGGTTGTAGCGTGTATACAACTGCTGCGCCATCTAGTATCATGATTTGTACCACTAAACAAGTACTTatatagtacttatatagaccttgccacTAAACGCACTGAAATTAAAATTAATAGTAGAATCtgctgtgtattcatttatagtGCTTTATTGGCATACTATACAGAAATCCGCGACCTACCCATTATGGACTACGCATAACTCTTTATAGTGCATGAAACTACATGCAGTATCACACAAAAGGACATTACAATTGGGCAAAACTGAATAATTCTTATGTGCTTAGTAGAAAAGCaagtcccgttttttttttttttttttttttttttttttttttttttacgactcgGTCccggggccggattcactaacatgcgatcgtaacgcatttacctgCGGTCATTTACCTTTGTGTTTACAAGTGAAGGAAAAGCAGGATTTATTCATGTAGGGCTTTTtgaaaaatgaagagataaaccacatgtaacacatatatatcatgtacaatGAATTATTTCAGAGGCAGTACAACCAAGCAGGTCACGGAACAGTGAATCAAATATACTTGGATAGATATTACGTTTCATTGCTGGGAATTTAGCAAATAGCCCTATATCAAAAGGCAAAATTCTTTCAAATAATTCCCCCCATCTCATGtactataagtgtgtgtgtgaacgtaaatgaataaatattaatatatattcatagatatatagaaaaacatatacacatatagaatatatatgtaaacatatatatacatatatgtatgcatgtatatagatatatgtgtacatgtatatacatatatgtatacatatatatacatatatgtatacatatatatacatatatgtatacatatatatatacatatatgtatacatacacacacacacacacacacacacacacacacacacacacacacacacacacacacacacacacacacacacacacacacacacacacacacacatatatatatatatatatatacatatatatatacatatatatatacatatatacatatatatatatatacatatatatatacatatatatataca from the Penaeus vannamei isolate JL-2024 chromosome 1, ASM4276789v1, whole genome shotgun sequence genome contains:
- the LOC138862677 gene encoding putative nuclease HARBI1 — translated: MTIGSFQLSVADCTDMAQPSVCKYLRIVAKAIADLAPGFIGFPAPEQEQTTMNEFFSIARMPGVIGCIDGCHIPIQNPGKQSPELYHCRKGWMSLNVMALCDASLKSTDLVVGWPGSTHDSWIFTSALCDRLESGVHRGFLTPFLTPNSEKEILHNIAVMNGLPLEHGDEHADGDSMQPEIFAAVNGRGQVRRANIVERHF